The sequence below is a genomic window from Flavobacterium sediminilitoris.
GTCTTTGGTTTGATAAAATTATTTTGTGATTAAAAATAACAGAGGTTTTAATTATTAATAATATGTTAATTATTTTACAAAATTAATTTTTGTAAAGAAGATATTTTATATTTTTAGGTTAAATTTTATTTATAATATAACATTTTTATTAGTAATATCGTATTTTAATGTAAGATATATTGATGATAATTACTATTGTATTTTTTTAAATAGAGCAAATAAACAGACAAAAAATCCAAGTGTCTTTAAATGATTGGATATTAAACAATTTTTAAACCTAGTATTATGTTAAAAAGTATCTTAGAATTAAAAGGAACTCAAAAGTTAAGTAAAAAAGAACAAAAAACAATTAGTGGTGGAATTGGACCAATTTATGAAGATAAACGTTGTGGAGGAGACGGAAGCTTCATTTTTGTTAATGGAGTAAAAACATGTTGTTATATTCCTTCTCAGAATAATTATATCTGTTAATTTATAGTTATAAGAATTTTAATAAGAACTAATTTAATTAAAAACCTCTCTATTTAGTAAATGGAGATAAATAAAAATAAACAATGAAAAAATCAATTTTAAAATTAAAAGGATCTCAAGAGCTAACTAAAAAAGAACAAAAAAGCATTAATGGAGGTATAAGAATTCCAATTCCTGGAGACCCAATAGAAGAGCCAAAAGCTTGCGGAGGTGATGGAAGTTTTATATATGTAAATGGAGTAAAAACATGTTGTTATATTCCTTATAACAACACCTATTTCTGTTAATTAAAAAAATCAGTTTATTAAAAATAATTTACTGAAAGCAAACTAAATAAAATGAAAGAATTACTCTTATTGTTGCAATAGGAGTTTTGTTTTAAGGCTATCTAATTTAAAAGATAGCCTTTTGTGTATAACTAATTTAAGTAAAGAAAACAGGTATAATTACCTGTTTTTTTAATTCTCTATTTAGGTAATTTTGAAAAGAATCAAACAAACAAAAAGATGGAAAAAGATCAAGTTATTCAAAGTGTAGCAATTTATCCACCACTAGGAATTGCTAGAATTGGAAATTCTTCGGAATATTATTTTGCTTCAGATTTATCAAATACTATGGAAACACCAGATGGGGGATTTAAAGATAAAGAAGGGAAAGTTAAAAAGCAAGTTGCTCGGTTTAGAGTATACGGATTTAATGCTGCTGGAGAAGTTGTTAAAGAAATAGTAGCAAGTGAAGCACAAATAAATTGGAGAGTACATGTTGCCAATGTAAAATCAGCTTGGTATGAGTTCAATAATGCTTTAGATTTAGAAGGATATGCTATTCCTTCAACATATAGAAATGGAAATGTTAAAGGAGGTGATAGGGATGAATTGGTTATAAATCCAGGAGTCAAAAAGATAAATGGAATAAGTCAAAAAGATAAACCAGAATATGAGTTAACAGGAGGGAAGTTTTATGGGAAAGAAGTACCACTAGGAAAAATAGAAACAGATGATAAAGGAAGGCTTTTGTTTTTTGGTGGAGATGGAAACTCTGCTTCTTATGATAATAAACCAGCAACAACCTTTGCAAATAACGTAGGTTGGCATGATGATACTTCTGATGGTACAATTAGGGCAACTATTGTTCTCAATGGCAAAACATTTGAAGCAGAACCAGCAATGGTTGCTGTAACTCCTCCAAATTTTGGACCAGGGTTATTTGGAGTTGTAACCATGTATGATGTAGTGTTGAATTTATTTATTGAAAAATTCAATTATCCAGATCCAACTTCTAATGGAGTAAATTTTTGGGAGCATATTTATCCAGTTTTAGAACGTATGACAAATACACAATGGGTAAATCATGGATTTTTTATGCTTTTTGGGAAAAACTCTCCTTCTGATTTCACTAATCCAGAGTTATTGAATAAGTTGTCTGATCCTTCTGAATCTTCAAAAGAAGAAAGGGAAAGAATCTTTAATTGGTTAAGAAATCCAAATAGTAATGTAGCAGAACCTAAAAAAGTACCTCCTTTTTATGGGGATGGTTTTGGAGATTATACAAATATTGCCTTAGATGATTTGCCAATTACAAATACACAATATAAATGGTTTGAAAAATGGGCGAAAGGAGATTTTAATAATGTCAAAGTAGATAAAATAAAATCTTTTAATGAATTATCTCTGGAAGAACAAATAGAGGCTTTAAATATAGCTCCATTTGAAGAATGTTTAGGAGGTCCTTTTCATCCAGGAATTGAATTAACATGGCCAATGCGTAATGCTTTGATGTGGGAAAAACCTTTTAGATTGAAAGTATTGCCTGAAAATGAGATGCCAAATTTAGATTATGGAAGCTTATTAAGTCCTGCAATTGCTTTGTCTGAAGACGGACCATTGTCGGCAAGTGGACCAGGTTCTTTGACTAGATGGTTAGGTGTGCCTTGGCAAACAGATGAGGCAAGTTGCCTGTCTGGATATGATACTACAACTTATTTGCCTTTACCATCATTTTGGGCAGCAAGAGTGCCTAATCAAGTATTAAGTGAAGATAGTTATGGTAGAATGAGTGATACAAAAGTAAATATTGCACAGCGATTGAAACACTTTGATTATCGTCAAGATTGGTTACGTGAATTTGGTACACAATATTTACCAAAAATAAATAAAATGATTAGTGAATGGCATGATTTAGGAATTATTGCAGAGACAGAATATAAGAATCAAGAAAGTGATTTTTTACCAAATAGAGTTTGGAAGGAAACAAGAATGGCTTATACTTCAATTGATCCAACAATGGAACAAGTTCGTTATGCGGAAAGAGTAACAGTAGATGAAAAAATGTTAAAAACAACATTTGCTGAATCTACTAAAATAGCTAAGAAAAGACCATTTTATGGTAGAAATGAAAGATAATAACTTTTTTAATGTAATTATTATTGGAGGAGGTCCTGCTGGTATTGCAGCAGGATTAACTCTTAATTCTAGGAATATTTCAACTGTTATTGTTGAAGCAAATCAGTTAAGTAATCAAAAAGTAGGAGAATGTATTCCTCCTAACGCTTATCCATTATTTCAAAAAATGGGTTTAGAATCATTGCTTATAGATGAAAAACATCATTTGTATTATGGGAATAAATCTGTTTGGGGAACGTCTATTTTGCATGAAAAATTATTTCTTTTTGATAGGTATAATAAAGGGATTCTTTTAAATAGAACTTATTTCGAAAAACAATTACAAGACATTTCTAAAAGAAATCAAATAAATTGGTTGGTAGATTATACATTATATACTATTAATAAAGAAAAGAATTTTACAAAAGTAGTCTTGAAATCGAAAACAGATGAGTTAACTCTTTTTTGTAATTATGTTGTAGATGCAACAGGAAGAAAAGCTTCTGTATGTAGAAAATTAGGAATAGAAAAGAAAACACTAGATCAGCTTGCATCATTAAGTTTTAAATGTCAAATTAAAACAACTATCCCGTTTTATGTTCATACAGAAAGTTTTGAGAATGGATGGATATACGTGTCGCCATCAGAAGGGGATAATGTGATAGTCATGATTTTTACGGATTTAGATTTGATTCCGTCTAAGAATAAAGGAAAAGACTTTATTTTGGATATTATGAATAATTCTCAATTAGGTCAAAAAGTATTTAAAACTAGATTAGAGGAAGATAATATTTTTGATATAACAACAAGAATAGCAAATACAACATATTTAGAAAAACCTTTTGGAGGAAATTGGTTAGCTATAGGAGATGCTGCTTATTCATTTGATCCATTGTCTTCTTATGGTATTACCTCGGCTCTTGCTTCAGGATATTATGGCGGACATGCATTGGCAGATATACTCTTGAAAAAAGAAGAAGCATTAGATGTTTATCATTATATTATGAGAGATGCATTTGAAAACTATAAAGTTCAACTTCATGAACAATATGCTCTTGAGAGCAGATGGGCAAATTCAATTTTTTGGAGTAGAAGAAATTAATAAAACATTTTTGAGGTTATTATGTTTTGTTTATACAAAAATTATAGTTGAATTTAATGTATAAAAAAAATGAGGTTGTTAAACCTCATTTTTTATTTATAGTTTTTAATCTAATCTTTCAAATTTTCCCTTTTTGTTTCTAGAGTAAACAACACTTCTGAAATCAAGTTTTTCAATATCGCTTAAAACATTTAAAGCTTCGTCAACATAGATATCTTTTTGAAGTTCTTCATGCCAACGCTCTCTTTTCTCCTTTAAAATGTTGTCTTTTTGAGTAGCTTCAATTTCATAAGGAAGTGAATTGAACGTTAGATTGTTTTTATAATCAGCAAGTGATTTAAACTTTCTAAGTTTATTGTCAATAATCTCCATTTTTATTTCAAATTTTTCTAAGCTAAGTTCAAAATCATTATCATCTTTTCTTTCAAAAATCCATTTTGCATTTTCATCAATCAACTTAAATTGTTCGTTATTAGCTATTCTATCATTGCTTTTAGAAATAATAGATTCAAATCCTGAAAAAATAGGTTTGTATGGAGCAGCGTCAATTTTGTCCCAAGGTAAAGAATTTTTCTCATCTCTTTCTCCCATATCTAAATAAGCAAAACGATCTGGTAAAATAATATCGCTTAATACACCTTCTCTTTGAGTTGATCCACCATTAATTCTATAGAATTTTTGAGTAGTAGTTTTTAATGCTCCTAAATCTCCATAAGAATTACTTCTTACGAACTGATTTAAATCAATAAGGTTTTGAACTGTTCCCTTTCCATAAGTATGTTTACTACCTATAACAAGACCTCTTTTGTAATCTTGAATTGCTGCTGCGAAAATTTCAGAAGCAGAAGCAGAAAAATTATCAACCATTACTACAAGCGGGCCAGTCCATTGAACACCAGGATCTTTGTCGGATAAAATATCCTTTTTACTTCCGGATGATTTTACTTGTACTACCGGACCTTGTTCTATAAATAATCCCGTCATATTTACAACAGTTTCAAGAGAGCCTCCTCCGTTTCCTCTTAAATCCATTATAATACCTTCAATGTTTTCTTTTTTAAGTCTCTCAATTTCAAGAGCAACATCTTTGTATGCATCTCTTTCGTCTTTGTTGTCAAAACTAATGTAGAATTTTGGAAGGTAAATAATTCCGAATTTTTTACCATCTTTTTCAACTACAGAAGATTTAGCAAATGTTTCCTCTGTTTCTACTTCATCTCTAATGATAGAAATTACAGAAATTGTACCATCTACTTTTTTAACGGTTAAACGAACTTCGGTTCCTTTTGCTCCTTTGATCTTTTTTACAACATCATCAAGTCTCATTCCTGCAATATCAAGAGGATCTTCACTTCCTTGAGCAACTTTTAATATTATATCTCCTGCTTCAAGTTCTTTTCCTCTCCATGCTGGTCCACCAGAAATTAATTCTGATATTTCAACTACTTCATTTTTCTTTTGAAGTTTTGCACCAATTCCTTCAAATTTTCCGCTCATACTAATGTCAAACTTGTCTTTTTCTTCAGGAGAAAAATAAAAAGTATGAGGATCAAATTGCTCAACAATTGAGTTTATAAATATTGAATACCAATCATTGCTATCAAGTTCTTTTTCAATAAAATCAAAATAATCATTTAATGATTTTAAAGAGCTTTCACGTGCTTCTTTTTCAATTTCTGAAAAACGCTTTTTAGTATAATTAGGATCTTTTTCTTTTTTGTCTTTTTCTAATTTTTCTTTATCAACGATAGTTGAAAGAACAGATAATTTTAATTGTCTACGCCATCTATTCTTTAATTCTTTATCATTTTTAGCATAAGGCTGTTTTTCATAATCAGTATTGATAACTTCATCAATAGTGAAATCAAAAGGTTTAGATAATATAGATTTATAAATAGATTCCGATTCTTTAATACGTTTTAATAATCGCGTATTAGTTAAGTAAAAAAACGACAAGTCTTTATTTTTGATCATGTCATCAATTACTTGCTTATATTGATCGAATTCTTTTATATCAGATTCTAAAAAGAAGCGTTTTGTAGGATCAATTCCATTCAAATACTTATTGTACACTTGTTTTGAGAAGCTGTCATTAATTTCAACAGGGCTATAATGTCCTTTTTCCAAGACATAAGTTAGTAGTTCCAAAAGTAATTTGTCTTTCTCTGGATCTTCGGTTTTTTTCGTAGGTATAAAACTCCATAGAACTGCTGATAAGGCAGTTATTAACAAAATAACCTTATAATTTCTTTTCATAAAATTAACAATTTGGGTCATTAAAAAAATTTTCAACTAAATTACATAAAAAATCATGCCATATCTCGCAATTTACGACAATTTTTTGTTAAAAATTAAAAACTTTATATTTATATTATTGAATTTGGTTTCCATTTAAATTATTTAAATTAGCAGAAAAAAATAAATGAAAAAACCACTTATACTTGTAACTAATGACGATAGTATAGTAGCACCTGGTATCCGTTTCTTAATTGATGTAATGAAAGAAATTGGAGAGGTAATAGTTGTAGCGCCTGATAGTCCTCAAAGTGGAATGGGACATGCGATAACAATAAATAATACACTACACATTGATAAAGTAAATTTAGATAAAGAAATTGAACATGAATATAGTTGTTCTGGAACACCAGTTGACTGTGTTAAAATGGCTGTTCATGAAATTTTAAAAAAGAAACCAGATTTATGTGTTTCTGGAATTAATCATGGATCAAATTCTTCTATAAATGTTATTTATTCAGGTACAATGAGTGCTGCTGTTGAGGCAGGTATTGAAGGAATTCCAGCTATTGGTTTTTCACATTTAGACTATAGTTGGGAGACAAATTTTGAACCGACAAGAGAGTATGTTAAAAAAATAACACAAGAAGTTCTGAAAAATGGGTTACCTGAAGGTGTTGTTTTAAATGTTAATTTTCCTAAAGCTTCGAAAGGAGTAATAAATGGAATTAAAGTTTGTCGACAAGCAAAAGCAATGTGGGTTGAAGAATTTGATAAAAGAACAAACCCACAAGGAAAAGAATATTACTGGTTGACAGGGGAATTTGTAAATAAAGATGAAGGAGAAGATACAGATGAATGGGCTTTAGAAAATAATTATGTTTCTGTTGTACCAGTTCAATTTGATTTAACAGCTCATCAGGTAATAAAAACGCTAAATAATTGGGATTTAAAATGAAGAAAAAAGATTTATTCATAGGGTTAATAATTGGTTTATTAGGAGCTTTAATAGGAACTTTTATAGCGCTTCAGTTTTTTACAGAACAAGGTTTTGTAGAAGGATTTAAAATAATGAAAAGTGCAGGAATGATAGGAAAAGTTATAACACTAGGTGCAATACCAAATGTTGTTGTTTTTTTCTTATTATTGAAAAAGAATAAAGATTTGATGGCAAGAGGAATTATCTTGGCAATGTTTATTATAACAATTACAACATTACTTTTATAACAATGAAAAATATTATTTTTTTACTTATTATTAATTTTTGCTTTGCAAGCTTAGTTCATTCGCAAAATAATGTAAACTCTAAAGACTTTTCAAAAGAAAAGACGATAACAAAAATAATATTAGTTCGTCATGCTGAAAAAGAAAAGGACGGAACTAAAAATCCTGCTTTATCAATAGAAGGAGAAGAAAGAGCAAAAAAGTTAGCGTTTATGCTTAATGATTTTTCTATTGACAGATTGTATGCAACACCTTATCTAAGAACGCAAAAAACATTAGGAGTAATTTCAGATGAAAAGAAAATAGAAATTACTAATTATGATGCTAGAGATGTTGAATTTGCTAAGAATATAGTAAAGAAAGAACAAGGAAAAATCATAGTAATAGCAGGACATTCAAATACAATTCCTGCTTTGGTTAATCAATTTATAGGAAGTTACAAATATAAAGAGTTGAGCGAAGAAGAGTATGGCAAGTTGTGGATTATAACTTTTGTAAATAACGAATTAGTAGATTGTAGCTTATTTAATTATTAGAATTAAAGAATGAAATATTACATAATTGCAGGTGAAGCATCCGGAGATTTGCACGGTTCTAATCTGATGAAATCTATTTTTAAAGAAGACCCAAATGCCGAAATTCGTTTTTGGGGTGGAGATTTAATGCAAAAAACAGGAGGAACATTAGTAAAACACTATCGTGATCTTGCTTTTATGGGATTTATAGAAGTAGTAATGAATTTGCAAACGATTTTGAATAACATCAAAGTATGTAAAAAAGACATCGAACAATTTCAACCAGATGCTATAATTTTTATCGATTATCCAGGTTTTAATATGAGAATTGCTACTTGGGCAAAGGAGAGAAAAATACCAACACACTACTACATTTCACCTCAAATATGGGCTTGGAAAGAAAATAGAATTAAAGCTATAAAACGAGACGTGGATTTTATGTACGTAATTCTTCCGTTTGAAAAAGACTTTTATGAGAAGAAGCATCATTTTCTGGTGAAATTTGTAGGTCATCCATTAATTGATGCCATACATAATAGAACAGAAGTAAATGAAGTTAATTTTCGAAAGGAAAATAACTTAGATGATAAACCTATAATTGCACTTTTGCCAGGTAGTAGAAAGCAAGAAATTACAAAAATGCTTTCAGGAATGTTATCAATAGTAAAAGATTTTCCAGATTATCAATTTGTCATTGCAGGAGCTCCTAGTCAAGAATATTCTTTCTATCAAACGTTTTTAAAGAATGAGAATGTTCATTTTATATCAAACAAAACGTATGATTTATTGAGTGTTTCTCGTGCTGCATTAGTTACTTCTGGAACAGCAACATTAGAAACGGCACTTTTTAAAGTCCCTGAAGTAGTTTGTTATAAAGGAAGTTGGGTGTCATATCAAATTGCAAAACGTATTATCACTTTGAAATACATTTCTTTAGTTAATTTAATTATGGATAAAGAAGTTGTTACTGAGCTTATTCAAGATAAATTTAATTCCAAAAACTTAAAGAAAGAATTGAGTAAAATTCTTGATGAAAAAGGCAGAAAGAAAATGATTGAAGCGTACTCTGTTTTAGAAGAAAAGTTAGGAGGAACAGGCGCTAGTGATAAAACTGCTCAATTAATTGTTTCCTCATTAAAGAAATAATCTTTATTTTAGCAAAAATACACACTTAGGTTTGAAAAAAGGATTACTATTATTATGCTGCTTGTTTATTATTAGTGGAAAAGCACAATCTGTTTTAACAGATAAAACTGCTGATAATGAGATTAAAAAAGTAGTTGTTTTTGATGATTATTTAGGTTTATTAAATCCTAAAAATAATATCAAAGCAGATAAGTCTGCCGTTAAAACCGAAAAATCATTTTTTCTAAAAAAACGATTTAAAGAAAAAGAGAAAAAAAGATTCGCAGAAGTTGTAAAAGATATTGACATTTTTCTTACTCGTATTAAAATTATAGATAGCGCAAGAGTTTATATTGGAACTCCATATCATTATGGTGGAATGAGTAAAGACGGAATAGATTGTTCTGCTTTGATTTATAAAGCCTATAAAAAGAATAATTTTTTACTTCCAAGAACATCTATAGAGCAAAGCAAATTAGGTGAAAAAATTAAAAGAGAAAAAGCAGATATAGGAGATTTAATTTTCTTTAAAACCAATAGGAGAAGAAGTATTTCACATGTAGGAATAGTAATTGAAAATTGTAAAGGTGATATTAGATTTATCCATGCGTCTTCAAGTAAAGGTGTTATGATTTCATCACTGATGGAAACCTATTTCAAGAAAAAATTCGTAAAAATTAAAAGATTAATATTATAATATATTTTGAAAAAAATACTCGTTTTTATCGTTTTAATTAGCATTGTAAGTTGTAAAACGCAATCAAATATTATTACTTCAAAAAAAGAAGCAAAAGAAAAAGGGATTTATAGTTATTCTGAAGATGGAAGAACTAAAACTGTAAAATCAAACAGAACTAAATCATCAGAAAAGAGAGAGAATGAAGAGATTGTTGATAAAGATGACAAAGGAAGAAAGCTAGAAAAAAGAGCTACAAATTCTTTAGCGAATAAAATTATTAATGAT
It includes:
- a CDS encoding carboxy terminal-processing peptidase encodes the protein MTQIVNFMKRNYKVILLITALSAVLWSFIPTKKTEDPEKDKLLLELLTYVLEKGHYSPVEINDSFSKQVYNKYLNGIDPTKRFFLESDIKEFDQYKQVIDDMIKNKDLSFFYLTNTRLLKRIKESESIYKSILSKPFDFTIDEVINTDYEKQPYAKNDKELKNRWRRQLKLSVLSTIVDKEKLEKDKKEKDPNYTKKRFSEIEKEARESSLKSLNDYFDFIEKELDSNDWYSIFINSIVEQFDPHTFYFSPEEKDKFDISMSGKFEGIGAKLQKKNEVVEISELISGGPAWRGKELEAGDIILKVAQGSEDPLDIAGMRLDDVVKKIKGAKGTEVRLTVKKVDGTISVISIIRDEVETEETFAKSSVVEKDGKKFGIIYLPKFYISFDNKDERDAYKDVALEIERLKKENIEGIIMDLRGNGGGSLETVVNMTGLFIEQGPVVQVKSSGSKKDILSDKDPGVQWTGPLVVMVDNFSASASEIFAAAIQDYKRGLVIGSKHTYGKGTVQNLIDLNQFVRSNSYGDLGALKTTTQKFYRINGGSTQREGVLSDIILPDRFAYLDMGERDEKNSLPWDKIDAAPYKPIFSGFESIISKSNDRIANNEQFKLIDENAKWIFERKDDNDFELSLEKFEIKMEIIDNKLRKFKSLADYKNNLTFNSLPYEIEATQKDNILKEKRERWHEELQKDIYVDEALNVLSDIEKLDFRSVVYSRNKKGKFERLD
- the surE gene encoding 5'/3'-nucleotidase SurE; the encoded protein is MKKPLILVTNDDSIVAPGIRFLIDVMKEIGEVIVVAPDSPQSGMGHAITINNTLHIDKVNLDKEIEHEYSCSGTPVDCVKMAVHEILKKKPDLCVSGINHGSNSSINVIYSGTMSAAVEAGIEGIPAIGFSHLDYSWETNFEPTREYVKKITQEVLKNGLPEGVVLNVNFPKASKGVINGIKVCRQAKAMWVEEFDKRTNPQGKEYYWLTGEFVNKDEGEDTDEWALENNYVSVVPVQFDLTAHQVIKTLNNWDLK
- a CDS encoding LodA/GoxA family CTQ-dependent oxidase; amino-acid sequence: MEKDQVIQSVAIYPPLGIARIGNSSEYYFASDLSNTMETPDGGFKDKEGKVKKQVARFRVYGFNAAGEVVKEIVASEAQINWRVHVANVKSAWYEFNNALDLEGYAIPSTYRNGNVKGGDRDELVINPGVKKINGISQKDKPEYELTGGKFYGKEVPLGKIETDDKGRLLFFGGDGNSASYDNKPATTFANNVGWHDDTSDGTIRATIVLNGKTFEAEPAMVAVTPPNFGPGLFGVVTMYDVVLNLFIEKFNYPDPTSNGVNFWEHIYPVLERMTNTQWVNHGFFMLFGKNSPSDFTNPELLNKLSDPSESSKEERERIFNWLRNPNSNVAEPKKVPPFYGDGFGDYTNIALDDLPITNTQYKWFEKWAKGDFNNVKVDKIKSFNELSLEEQIEALNIAPFEECLGGPFHPGIELTWPMRNALMWEKPFRLKVLPENEMPNLDYGSLLSPAIALSEDGPLSASGPGSLTRWLGVPWQTDEASCLSGYDTTTYLPLPSFWAARVPNQVLSEDSYGRMSDTKVNIAQRLKHFDYRQDWLREFGTQYLPKINKMISEWHDLGIIAETEYKNQESDFLPNRVWKETRMAYTSIDPTMEQVRYAERVTVDEKMLKTTFAESTKIAKKRPFYGRNER
- the lpxB gene encoding lipid-A-disaccharide synthase, producing MKYYIIAGEASGDLHGSNLMKSIFKEDPNAEIRFWGGDLMQKTGGTLVKHYRDLAFMGFIEVVMNLQTILNNIKVCKKDIEQFQPDAIIFIDYPGFNMRIATWAKERKIPTHYYISPQIWAWKENRIKAIKRDVDFMYVILPFEKDFYEKKHHFLVKFVGHPLIDAIHNRTEVNEVNFRKENNLDDKPIIALLPGSRKQEITKMLSGMLSIVKDFPDYQFVIAGAPSQEYSFYQTFLKNENVHFISNKTYDLLSVSRAALVTSGTATLETALFKVPEVVCYKGSWVSYQIAKRIITLKYISLVNLIMDKEVVTELIQDKFNSKNLKKELSKILDEKGRKKMIEAYSVLEEKLGGTGASDKTAQLIVSSLKK
- a CDS encoding NAD(P)/FAD-dependent oxidoreductase; this translates as MVEMKDNNFFNVIIIGGGPAGIAAGLTLNSRNISTVIVEANQLSNQKVGECIPPNAYPLFQKMGLESLLIDEKHHLYYGNKSVWGTSILHEKLFLFDRYNKGILLNRTYFEKQLQDISKRNQINWLVDYTLYTINKEKNFTKVVLKSKTDELTLFCNYVVDATGRKASVCRKLGIEKKTLDQLASLSFKCQIKTTIPFYVHTESFENGWIYVSPSEGDNVIVMIFTDLDLIPSKNKGKDFILDIMNNSQLGQKVFKTRLEEDNIFDITTRIANTTYLEKPFGGNWLAIGDAAYSFDPLSSYGITSALASGYYGGHALADILLKKEEALDVYHYIMRDAFENYKVQLHEQYALESRWANSIFWSRRN
- a CDS encoding phosphoglycerate mutase family protein encodes the protein MKNIIFLLIINFCFASLVHSQNNVNSKDFSKEKTITKIILVRHAEKEKDGTKNPALSIEGEERAKKLAFMLNDFSIDRLYATPYLRTQKTLGVISDEKKIEITNYDARDVEFAKNIVKKEQGKIIVIAGHSNTIPALVNQFIGSYKYKELSEEEYGKLWIITFVNNELVDCSLFNY
- a CDS encoding C40 family peptidase → MKKGLLLLCCLFIISGKAQSVLTDKTADNEIKKVVVFDDYLGLLNPKNNIKADKSAVKTEKSFFLKKRFKEKEKKRFAEVVKDIDIFLTRIKIIDSARVYIGTPYHYGGMSKDGIDCSALIYKAYKKNNFLLPRTSIEQSKLGEKIKREKADIGDLIFFKTNRRRSISHVGIVIENCKGDIRFIHASSSKGVMISSLMETYFKKKFVKIKRLIL
- a CDS encoding phosphoheptose isomerase family protein, which translates into the protein MKKSILKLKGSQELTKKEQKSINGGIRIPIPGDPIEEPKACGGDGSFIYVNGVKTCCYIPYNNTYFC